The genomic region CGTCATCGTCGTCGGACGGAGGACGGCGGCGCGGCGGCGGAGGCGGTGGCGTGGGACGGGACGGCGGTCCGTCGTCCTCCACCCGGAAGTTCAGCTCGTTGCTGCGGTTGTGCGACGCCGGCGGCGGGTCTTCGGGAGGTGGTGCCGGGAAGTTCTTCTTGGCCTCGCTGAACAGGACGTTCGCGGTCTCGTCCTGCGTGCCGATCGTCTCCGCCATCGCCGCCTGCAGCAGCTCGGGGATGCGGGACTGCGCGCGCTGCAGCAGCTTCATGATCTCGCCGCTGACCTCGGCCATGCGCCGGCCGGCGGCGGACTCGTTGATCACCAGGTGCTGCAGGATCCCGTTGGAGCCGATGGTGAGCTCGACGGCACCGTCGGAGGACCGCTCGGAGATCGTCATCCCCTGCACGCGCGTCGCCATCTCCTGATAGCGCGCGGCACGTTCCTGGACGCTCTTCTCCCAGTTCCCGAGCATGCGCTCGGAACCGGCGATGTCCTCGGGCACCGTACTTCCTCCCCCTGCTGCGACGGCGGACTCAAAGGATGACGCAGCCGGTGGCGATCCAGTTCCACCGGCGTGGCAAATCGGCTGCGAGGACCAGTGGCGTTCCACTGAGTGGAGCAGCGGAACGCCACTGGAACCTGAACGCGGGTCAGCCGACCTGGATCAGGTCGACGACGAAGATCAGCGTCTCGTTGGGCTTGATCACGCCACCGGCACCACGCGAGCCGTAACCCAGGTGCGGCGGGATGACCAGCTTGCGGCGGCCACCGACCTTCATGCCGGCGACGCCCTGGTCCCAGCCCTGGATGACGCGACCGCCACCGAGCGGGAACATGAACGGCTCGCCGCGGTCCCAGGACGCGTCGAACTGCTCACCCGTCGAGTGCGAGACGCCGACGTAGTGCACGACGACGCGCTGACCGGGCGTGGCCTCCTCGCCGTCGCCGAC from Lentzea guizhouensis harbors:
- a CDS encoding YbaB/EbfC family nucleoid-associated protein codes for the protein MPEDIAGSERMLGNWEKSVQERAARYQEMATRVQGMTISERSSDGAVELTIGSNGILQHLVINESAAGRRMAEVSGEIMKLLQRAQSRIPELLQAAMAETIGTQDETANVLFSEAKKNFPAPPPEDPPPASHNRSNELNFRVEDDGPPSRPTPPPPPPRRRPPSDDDDDFGGQSVLS
- a CDS encoding FKBP-type peptidyl-prolyl cis-trans isomerase, producing the protein MAPTKPEVDPHDGPAPADLLIQDITVGDGEEATPGQRVVVHYVGVSHSTGEQFDASWDRGEPFMFPLGGGRVIQGWDQGVAGMKVGGRRKLVIPPHLGYGSRGAGGVIKPNETLIFVVDLIQVG